The Gemmata palustris genome includes a region encoding these proteins:
- a CDS encoding phosphoadenylyl-sulfate reductase, whose protein sequence is MSVKQATMEEIAEANERLRSASPQAVLRWAAERFHPRLLMATAFGAEGCCIIHMLAEIQPATTVINLETGYQFPETLELRERIKQKYGIEVEFIRPELTVAEYEAEHGGPLYSHRPDQCCYDRKVLPLRLAVERIAPLAWISAIRKDQTTDRGKADVVQWDAKFNLVKLNPLLNWTKKDVWGFIHKNDVPYNPLHDRDYPSIGCWPCTRPVAEGEDDRAGRWAGKVKKECGLHVIEVKDGEGI, encoded by the coding sequence ATGTCGGTGAAGCAGGCGACAATGGAGGAGATCGCGGAAGCAAACGAGCGCCTCCGGTCCGCGTCGCCGCAAGCCGTGTTGCGCTGGGCCGCCGAGCGATTCCACCCGCGCTTATTGATGGCGACCGCGTTCGGTGCGGAAGGCTGCTGCATCATTCACATGCTCGCCGAAATTCAGCCCGCCACGACGGTCATCAATCTCGAAACGGGTTACCAGTTCCCGGAAACGCTCGAGCTCCGCGAACGAATCAAGCAGAAGTACGGGATCGAGGTGGAGTTCATCCGCCCCGAACTGACGGTCGCGGAGTACGAAGCCGAGCACGGCGGCCCGTTGTACTCGCACCGCCCCGACCAGTGCTGTTACGACCGGAAGGTTCTTCCCCTGCGCCTCGCGGTGGAGCGCATCGCCCCGCTCGCGTGGATCTCGGCCATTCGCAAGGACCAGACCACCGATCGCGGGAAGGCCGATGTGGTGCAGTGGGACGCGAAATTCAATCTCGTGAAATTGAACCCGCTGCTGAACTGGACGAAGAAGGACGTGTGGGGCTTCATCCACAAGAACGACGTGCCGTACAACCCGCTCCACGATCGCGACTACCCGAGCATCGGCTGCTGGCCCTGTACGCGCCCGGTCGCCGAGGGCGAGGACGATCGGGCGGGGCGCTGGGCCGGGAAGGTCAAAAAGGAGTGCGGGTTGCACGTGATCGAGGTCAAGGACGGGGAAGGCATCTGA